One window from the genome of Synechococcus sp. PROS-7-1 encodes:
- a CDS encoding Zn-dependent hydrolase produces MLIHRSQIAPAGADRERLGVQPRRDRLIDSLESMAAIGLQADGSICRRGFSAADVQGRDQLACWMQEAGMQVRVDAAGNLIGRLEGQDPSLPVLMTGSHLDTVPTGGRFDGVLGVLAGLECVRALSDAGQRLRHPLEVVAFADEESTMVGCKGMAGTASMDPSAYATSNGDPIDINLERIGGHWPSLPSAARSDLAVAAFLELHVEQGAVLEQRRDAIGIVEGIVGQRRFSIHVKGQANHAGTTPMGLRQDALAAASRIVLAVEEMARCHPGDPVATVGRLEVWPNAANVVPGSVSMTVDIRDLDPAVLDQLVSCLQDALESIGLQTGCAIQLEPQFQVAPTPADALVMATIESVAEDLGLSLSRLPSRASHDAQEIGRRWPMGMIFVPSREGLSHSAAEFTSDSQCLAGTVVLLHTLERLDRVLS; encoded by the coding sequence CTGTTGATCCATCGCTCACAAATCGCTCCAGCTGGAGCCGATCGGGAGCGGTTAGGTGTTCAGCCTCGGCGCGACAGATTGATCGATTCGCTCGAGTCCATGGCGGCCATTGGCCTTCAAGCCGATGGGAGCATTTGCCGCCGCGGCTTTAGTGCTGCCGACGTGCAAGGTCGGGACCAACTCGCGTGCTGGATGCAAGAGGCCGGAATGCAGGTGCGTGTGGATGCCGCTGGCAATTTGATTGGCCGGCTCGAGGGGCAAGACCCCTCGTTGCCGGTGCTGATGACGGGGTCGCACTTGGATACCGTCCCAACAGGTGGTCGTTTTGATGGTGTCCTTGGCGTCTTGGCGGGCCTGGAATGCGTCCGTGCCCTGAGCGATGCGGGGCAGCGTCTACGACACCCCCTCGAGGTCGTGGCTTTCGCTGATGAAGAGTCAACGATGGTCGGCTGTAAGGGCATGGCTGGCACGGCATCGATGGACCCATCGGCTTACGCCACCAGCAATGGGGATCCGATTGACATCAACCTGGAGCGAATCGGTGGTCACTGGCCATCCCTGCCCTCGGCGGCGCGATCTGATTTAGCTGTTGCAGCCTTTCTTGAACTGCATGTTGAGCAAGGTGCTGTACTCGAGCAGCGGCGCGATGCCATTGGCATTGTTGAGGGCATCGTCGGGCAGAGACGTTTCAGCATTCATGTGAAGGGTCAGGCCAACCATGCCGGCACAACGCCGATGGGACTCCGTCAGGACGCCCTCGCCGCTGCCTCCCGGATTGTGCTGGCGGTGGAAGAGATGGCGCGGTGTCATCCCGGTGATCCTGTGGCGACGGTGGGACGTCTGGAGGTTTGGCCCAATGCCGCCAACGTTGTTCCAGGCTCCGTGTCGATGACGGTGGACATTCGTGATCTGGATCCCGCTGTTCTGGACCAATTGGTGTCCTGCTTGCAGGACGCGCTTGAATCCATTGGCTTGCAAACCGGCTGTGCAATCCAGTTGGAGCCGCAGTTTCAGGTGGCGCCCACTCCCGCTGACGCGCTGGTGATGGCCACGATTGAATCAGTGGCTGAAGATTTGGGGTTGAGCCTGAGTCGGCTTCCGAGCCGTGCCAGCCATGACGCCCAAGAGATTGGGCGGCGTTGGCCCATGGGAATGATCTTTGTGCCCAGCCGCGAAGGTTTGAGCCATTCAGCAGCTGAATTCACCAGTGATAGTCAGTGTCTTGCAGGAACCGTCGTTCTTTTGCACACCCTTGAACGATTGGATCGTGTGCTCTCATGA
- the asnB gene encoding asparagine synthase (glutamine-hydrolyzing) has product MCGIGGVFLADRRQTLDRQLLVNMAAIQSHRGPDGFGVECIDAAGVGFCHARLSIIDLNESRARQPFLSDDRQVLMAHNGEFYDFQRIRADLTAQGVRFCTKSDSEILLRLYQRQGLESTLPLLRGEFAFALFDAVDDCLYLVRDRFGIKPQYWTMTPEGLVFGSELKVLFAHPAVERRFTSEGLFHQLMQTMVPGTTAFAGVHQVQPGHVLKVQRRGDRLEVSESTYWDVDFPRLDQRDSTLTEADHIANVRAALLEAVEMRMVADVPVGCYLSGGIDSCSILGLASAVSQGPVKAFTIGFDDARYDETPIAAEMAEATGAEQDVMRLSGRELYGHMEQTLWHTERTIYNTLAVAKYLMSRHVNNVDYKVVMTGEGSDELFGGYPAFRRDMFLHGLDDLPQSDRQDWESLLQTNNSLVQGAMLAADQVDDPDLDAVVGFTPSCLQPWLACAPLVPDLLAEEHRQALAEYSPGKAIAEQLNPQQLEGRHALDKAQYVWIKTMLEGQILTWGGDRVDMANSMEARPAFLDHHLAAAAVQVPPELRIKGKTEKYVLREAMAGLLPEVLYKREKFAFMAPPAHTEPEKWAQMKQLADDYLSDEAIDAAGLLSKEGVRALFARHDDPATTDAERVQMDAVINHLLGVQMLHRMFVAADVPAQAREQADHLGWRVLMPV; this is encoded by the coding sequence GTGTGGAATGCATCGACGCTGCCGGGGTCGGCTTCTGCCATGCCCGGTTGTCGATCATTGATCTGAACGAATCGCGGGCAAGGCAGCCGTTCCTCAGCGACGACCGTCAGGTGCTGATGGCGCACAACGGTGAGTTCTACGACTTTCAGCGCATTCGGGCTGACCTCACGGCACAGGGGGTGCGTTTCTGCACCAAGAGTGATTCTGAGATCCTGCTGCGTCTCTATCAACGCCAAGGTCTCGAGTCCACGTTGCCCTTGCTGAGGGGGGAATTCGCCTTCGCTTTGTTTGATGCGGTGGATGACTGTCTTTATCTCGTGAGGGATCGCTTCGGCATCAAGCCCCAGTACTGGACGATGACGCCGGAGGGATTGGTGTTCGGCTCCGAGTTGAAGGTGCTGTTTGCTCACCCGGCCGTGGAGCGACGCTTCACCTCGGAGGGTCTCTTTCATCAATTGATGCAGACCATGGTCCCGGGAACGACCGCCTTTGCCGGGGTGCACCAGGTTCAGCCCGGGCATGTGCTGAAGGTGCAACGCAGGGGTGACCGGCTTGAGGTGTCGGAGTCCACCTATTGGGATGTTGATTTTCCCCGTTTGGATCAGCGGGACAGCACCCTCACCGAGGCCGATCACATTGCCAATGTGCGGGCTGCTCTGCTGGAAGCGGTGGAGATGCGGATGGTGGCGGATGTGCCGGTTGGTTGTTATCTCTCCGGCGGCATCGACAGTTGTTCGATCCTCGGTCTGGCGTCGGCGGTGAGTCAGGGTCCCGTCAAGGCCTTCACGATCGGATTCGATGATGCGCGCTACGACGAAACACCCATTGCTGCCGAGATGGCAGAGGCCACGGGTGCCGAACAGGACGTGATGCGTCTGTCGGGTCGTGAGTTGTACGGCCACATGGAACAGACGCTCTGGCACACCGAGCGCACGATCTACAACACCTTGGCTGTGGCCAAATATCTGATGAGTCGCCACGTCAACAACGTCGATTACAAGGTCGTGATGACCGGGGAAGGGTCAGATGAGCTGTTCGGTGGCTACCCCGCCTTCCGGCGCGACATGTTCCTCCATGGTTTGGATGATCTGCCGCAAAGCGACCGCCAGGACTGGGAATCTCTGCTTCAAACCAACAATTCCCTAGTGCAGGGAGCGATGTTGGCGGCTGATCAGGTGGATGATCCCGACCTTGATGCCGTGGTGGGTTTCACCCCCAGTTGTCTGCAGCCCTGGCTGGCCTGCGCGCCGCTTGTGCCGGATCTGCTGGCTGAAGAGCACCGCCAGGCGTTAGCGGAGTATTCGCCGGGTAAGGCCATTGCTGAGCAGTTGAATCCGCAGCAACTCGAGGGCCGCCATGCCCTCGACAAGGCTCAGTACGTCTGGATCAAAACAATGTTGGAAGGCCAGATTCTCACCTGGGGAGGTGATCGCGTCGACATGGCCAATTCCATGGAGGCTCGGCCGGCTTTCCTTGATCACCACCTCGCGGCCGCTGCGGTGCAGGTGCCTCCGGAGCTACGGATCAAGGGCAAAACCGAGAAATACGTGCTTCGGGAGGCGATGGCTGGCTTGCTGCCGGAGGTGCTCTACAAGCGTGAGAAATTTGCCTTCATGGCGCCCCCGGCCCACACCGAGCCTGAGAAGTGGGCGCAGATGAAGCAATTGGCCGATGACTACCTGAGTGATGAAGCGATTGATGCGGCTGGGTTGTTGAGCAAAGAGGGGGTACGTGCCTTGTTTGCGCGCCACGACGACCCCGCCACCACCGACGCCGAGAGGGTTCAGATGGACGCTGTGATCAACCACCTCTTGGGTGTTCAGATGCTGCATCGGATGTTTGTGGCGGCCGATGTGCCAGCGCAGGCTCGCGAGCAGGCTGATCACCTCGGTTGGCGGGTATTGATGCCCGTTTGA
- the ureC gene encoding urease subunit alpha produces MPYRISRQAYAETYGPTTGDRVRLADTELILEVEKDYTVYGDEVKFGGGKVIRDGMGQSQTPRAEGAVDTVITNALILDWWGIVKADVGLKDGRIVGIGKAGNPDTQEGVTIVVGPGTEAIAGEGHILTAGGIDTHIHFICPQQIETALASGVTTLMGGGTGPATGTNATTCTPGAFHIGRMLQAAEGLPVNLGFFGKGNASTPEALEEQVRAGACGLKLHEDWGTTPATIDACLSVADRMDVQVCIHTDTLNEAGFVEDTIAAIKGRTIHTFHTEGAGGGHAPDIIKICGEANVLPSSTNPTRPYTRNTLEEHLDMLMVCHHLDPKIPEDVAFAESRIRRETIAAEDILHDLGAFSIIASDSQAMGRVGEVITRTFQTAHKMKVQRGALPEDSARNDNHRLKRYIAKVTINPALAHGISTEVGSIETGKLADLVLWKPGFFGIRPELVVKGGSIVWAQMGDANASIPTPSPVHGRPMFGAFGKALAPSCLTFVSEAAMDADIQSQLGLERTCMAVKDTRSVGKSALKLNAALPKVSVDPQTYEVFADGELLTCEPAEVLPLAQRYLLL; encoded by the coding sequence ATGCCCTACCGCATCTCCCGCCAGGCCTACGCCGAGACCTACGGACCCACCACCGGCGACCGGGTTCGCCTGGCCGACACCGAGCTGATCCTCGAAGTCGAAAAGGATTACACCGTCTACGGCGATGAGGTGAAGTTCGGCGGCGGCAAGGTGATCCGCGATGGCATGGGCCAGTCCCAGACCCCTCGAGCCGAGGGCGCCGTCGACACGGTGATCACCAATGCCCTGATCCTCGACTGGTGGGGCATCGTCAAAGCCGATGTGGGCCTGAAAGACGGCCGGATCGTGGGCATCGGCAAAGCCGGCAACCCCGACACCCAGGAAGGGGTGACGATCGTGGTGGGTCCAGGCACCGAAGCCATCGCCGGGGAAGGTCACATCCTCACGGCCGGTGGCATCGACACCCACATCCACTTCATCTGCCCCCAGCAGATCGAAACGGCCCTGGCCAGTGGCGTCACCACCCTGATGGGAGGCGGCACCGGACCAGCCACCGGCACCAACGCCACCACCTGCACCCCCGGCGCCTTCCACATCGGTCGGATGCTCCAGGCCGCTGAAGGCCTGCCGGTGAATCTGGGCTTCTTTGGCAAGGGCAATGCCAGCACCCCGGAAGCCCTGGAAGAACAGGTGCGCGCAGGAGCCTGCGGCCTAAAGCTGCATGAAGACTGGGGCACCACGCCGGCCACGATCGATGCCTGCCTGTCGGTGGCTGACCGCATGGATGTGCAGGTGTGCATCCACACCGACACCCTCAACGAAGCCGGCTTCGTGGAAGACACGATCGCCGCCATCAAGGGACGCACCATCCACACCTTCCACACCGAAGGTGCCGGTGGGGGTCACGCCCCGGACATCATCAAGATCTGCGGCGAAGCCAACGTGCTGCCGAGCAGCACCAACCCCACCCGGCCATACACCCGCAACACGCTCGAGGAACACCTCGACATGCTGATGGTGTGCCACCACCTGGATCCCAAAATCCCGGAAGACGTGGCCTTCGCCGAATCACGGATCCGACGCGAAACGATCGCCGCCGAAGACATCCTGCACGACCTGGGCGCCTTCTCGATCATCGCCAGCGACTCCCAGGCCATGGGCCGCGTGGGCGAGGTGATCACCCGCACCTTTCAGACCGCCCACAAAATGAAGGTGCAACGCGGTGCATTGCCGGAAGACTCCGCTCGCAACGACAACCATCGCCTCAAGCGCTACATCGCCAAGGTGACGATCAACCCGGCGTTGGCCCACGGCATCAGCACGGAGGTGGGCTCGATCGAAACCGGCAAGCTCGCCGATCTCGTGCTGTGGAAGCCAGGCTTCTTCGGCATTCGCCCGGAACTGGTGGTGAAGGGCGGTTCGATCGTCTGGGCCCAGATGGGCGATGCCAACGCCTCAATTCCCACCCCCAGCCCCGTCCACGGCCGGCCAATGTTCGGAGCGTTCGGTAAGGCCCTGGCCCCCAGCTGCCTCACCTTTGTAAGCGAAGCAGCCATGGACGCCGACATCCAGAGCCAACTGGGGCTAGAGCGGACCTGCATGGCGGTGAAGGACACCCGCAGCGTGGGCAAAAGCGCCCTCAAGCTGAATGCAGCGCTGCCCAAGGTGAGCGTGGACCCGCAGACCTATGAGGTGTTCGCCGACGGTGAACTGCTCACCTGCGAACCCGCCGAGGTGCTGCCCCTCGCCCAGCGTTACCTGCTGCTTTGA
- a CDS encoding DUF1028 domain-containing protein codes for MTFSIVARDPSNGRFGVAVATCHLAVGSTVPHIRSGVGAVATQAHTNPYLGICGLERLEQSADADVVLASLLAEDPLRVRRQFHLIDAQGRTACWTGDSCEPWAGHRHQMNLSVAGNYLVGEAVLIAMEQAFLASDPCWKLGRRLMTALMAGEAAGGDGRSPFSTSAALQISGEAAFPLLDLRVDFRDSAVIELMNVYERSQELWAQQWRDSFADLPQLNRLVA; via the coding sequence ATGACGTTCTCGATCGTTGCCCGTGATCCCAGCAATGGTCGTTTCGGAGTTGCCGTTGCCACTTGTCATCTCGCAGTGGGCTCCACGGTTCCCCATATCCGCTCTGGAGTGGGCGCTGTTGCGACACAAGCCCACACCAATCCCTATCTAGGGATCTGCGGCCTGGAACGGCTCGAACAGAGTGCTGACGCGGATGTGGTGCTGGCCAGCCTGCTCGCTGAAGACCCACTCCGCGTACGCCGCCAGTTCCATCTGATCGATGCGCAAGGTCGTACCGCTTGCTGGACAGGGGACAGCTGTGAACCTTGGGCAGGTCATCGCCACCAAATGAACCTCTCCGTGGCTGGCAACTATCTCGTGGGTGAGGCGGTTCTCATTGCCATGGAACAGGCTTTTCTGGCGAGCGATCCATGTTGGAAGCTGGGCCGCCGCCTGATGACGGCCCTGATGGCAGGTGAAGCTGCTGGAGGGGACGGCCGCTCCCCATTTTCGACTTCAGCAGCACTGCAAATCAGTGGAGAAGCAGCATTCCCACTGTTGGATCTAAGGGTTGATTTTCGTGATTCAGCAGTTATCGAACTGATGAATGTGTATGAGCGGAGCCAGGAACTCTGGGCCCAGCAATGGCGGGATTCGTTTGCCGATTTGCCGCAACTAAATCGTCTGGTTGCTTAA